AAATAAACGATTCTTTGGAGGATTAAACCAAGTTTTCGGCGGAGGCATAGACCAAGGATTTGGAGGTGTTAGTCAAGGATTTGGAGGACATGGAGGTGGCGTTGGAGGAGGTTCTGGAGGGATCAACCCAGGATTTGGAGGGGGTTTTGGAGGTAGTGCTTCCCAGACGTGCAGACGTTGGTGCCGAACTCCCGAGGGACAGGCCTACTGCTGCGAGAGCAATAACGAGCCTGAAACCCTTCCCTTCGTTAAGCCAGGTCAATGCCCTCCCGTAAGACCTCAGTGCCCACCCGTCAGGAGCTTTGCCCCTCCACAGACATGCTCCAATGACAGCAAGTGCGGAGGCGTCGACAAGTGCTGCTTCGACAGGTGTCTTGAGGAACACGTTTGCAAACCCCCTGTTGGATCTGGAGGCTTCGGTGGATTCGGTTTTGGAAGATAATTCTAGATTTTTCTGTGTAGAATTATCACCacaaaatatattgttaattttaattttggATGGAAAGAGGCCAAAGATATATGCcattaataaatatttactttagttACATAGTATTTTTATTCTGTTAAGATCATTATCCACTACCCAAAGAATATTTGACATCTTTAAATCGAACGCAAAGAAATATGCAGaaaattttatgtatattcatTTCTTTACTGGTCTTTTTAAATATTAGCCCAATTCAACTTTGTACACTCAAATCAGATATTAGAAGTGACCAAAGAGGTCTATATAgctttaaaatataatttgataggagcacacacacactcactcacatacacgcacacatgtgcgtgtgcaaacacacacacacacacacacacacatatatatatgtatatatatatatatatatatatatatatatatatatatatatatatatatatatatatacacacacacaaacacacacgcacacatatacatatatatatatatatatatatatatatatatatacatatatacattatcaccaaattatttgttattcttttacATATTTAAATAACTCAATATCTCAAAGGGTATCGTTGTCAGGCAAATAGTGGACAGCAGTTTGTAAATATTGTTCAAAGAAAAAGGCCCCACTTACTGATTTATCGGATTTTAAAAATCAAACCATAAGGGCAAATAATGTTTTATCAATGTTGTTACGGTATTCCAAGGTTCGGCAGTTTTTAGTATTTGTGAACCATACTTAAGAGTAAAATATGACTGAGATGTGTCTTTTTGAAACCAGTATTTCTTATCATTTGTCCCAGTGGTACCTATTAGTGAGAAACATTTGCTGTTTCTAATTTTAAACAACAATGAAAAAGACCGGATTGATTATGACTTacgtctctgtctgtctgtctgtctgtctctctctctctctctctctctctctctctctctctctctctctctctctttctctctctctctctctctctctctctctctctctctctctctctctctctctctctctctgtatgcctaCTTATAATTTCAAGCAAGGAATTAGTTAAAATTACTAATACCCTGGATATTATTCCAGTGTTCCGACATATACACAATCTTATTTCtctcattgaaaagaaaaatataagattccTATCTAAGCGACATTGAAATCTGTAGATTGAACATTGAAGATAATAACGATAAGGATAATATTGTTGTTTACTGACAAAAAATATAAGTATCATTCTATTTTAAGCACAAAATTGTGATATTTCTATGCACCGTTCAATGGTATTTTCTATTGGCATTCTGCAATCGTATCGTCATCATGCTATAataaaaatatgtcataaatgtGTTAATTTTGTTATGTTCTATAGTTGAGTTTTACAAATACTATTTATCAAATTAAAACGAAATAATTTTGTTCTGAAATTATATGTATAcagatgtttatatgaatatatgtgtgttggTTTAATTCAGATAAGTGTCGAATTTCTTAACTATACAGTATTACTTCAACTCAGCAGTTTCTTacttaaaattatatgaataattggTTCTGTATTTATCCCATCTTCGCCGACTCCTGGTGAGAATAATGATTAAATCCAttctattataaaatatatatttttttttttcaataacatgaTATCATAAAATAATGCTTAATGCCCAATTATCCACGAGTTCTTACTCCCTTGAAGGCTCAGAGCTGATTTGACGTAAACAACAAATAAGCATCATTACATAAGATCCAAATCTCTAATGAAGTAGTAAAATAAGAAGAATCATATTCTATTTTTGAGGTGACTTATACAAGATTCAGTACTTACTAAAACATATGgtacaaggtttaaaggccgccagcaatgacagaggcaggggatagtgacattgccctatcagtcaGGATtagcctcagagactgaccatatatacttatgatcagcacaaaagccccctctccacttgaACTAGTGCCAAGGAGAACTAGTCAATGgcaactgatgactcagaagatagacctataggcagcCCCAACACCCCCATTCTTAGTTCACTAGGTTGGTTTGGTTGCAAcgagcaaagaaactaacaagtttgagagggattgaactccagtctggcgatcactacaTATAGCTCTTATTGTTTTATAGTACAAATTGCACATAATACATAACAATAATATTCTTCGTAAATAAATGAAAACAAgtattaattcatttgtttattaaaataaatatatattatatggatcaAAATACTTTTTacacaaaattttatttatttcactgcCTATGGCTCTCTCTGAATGTCTAATAATTGAGTCTGCCTTCTTAAGAATTTACAAACAGAATAGGTAGGCCTACTATACGGAGACCCACTTAACAAAATTCTCTTACATAACACAATTGAGACATTCTGTTACTTGTTAAATGATGACCTGATTATTACGAATATTTTCATAATGATATGGTGCTTCCgtgagatttattttcttttaatcacaTTGAATTAGACATATAAGATTAAACCTCATTATTAAGTGTTGTCCCTAAACAATATTTTGTACTGAGAAAGTTATTTGTTTTCCATCACTACTAGTCTTTTTAATCTTCAGATGAAAGACAAGATGCCTTTTTTAGAAGAGTCCCGGGAAGGTCTGGTCGGGTCTTTCGGTGCAGAAGTATTTCAGGGTAGTCGGGTCTTGGTTCCAGTAACGGCAGGGACCCCCGAAGGCGTTGGTGTAAGGACTTCCTCCAACTGCAGCAGAGAAAAAAGGTTTAGGGTTGATCCTTCgacaaatctttacaaaatatcaaATGTATTATGCAATTAAGATATGAATATGAAAACCAATTGGAATTTGGTACTTACTGCCAGTATTGCCAAATCCAGGCTGTCCAATTCCAGGATGTCCAATTCCTACTCCTCCGAATCCAGGATTACCAAAGGTCGGGTAAGCAGAAGCCAAGCAGGCGACAAACACCACCATGAGGGTGACCAAAAGGATTGAGGGAGACTGAGGAAATAAATGGTAATTAACGATTAATTAAGGAGAATTGAATAGAAAACAAAAGAGAAATCGGAATATGTTTACTTGCTTATGAAAATTTTCAGCaatcataaataattaataaaaaatatttcaattatcgCTTTATATTgcttaattatatgtgtatatatatacaaatatatgtataagagGGAAAGACCAAATGTTTGTAAACAAtatatcataaaagagagagagagagagagagagagagagagagagagagagagaggagaggagagagagagagagagagagagagagagagagagagtttagatatTATCTTACCatgtcttttctttgtgtgatcTGGAGATGAACTGATACAACTCGTGTTCTCTTTTTGGTTTAAATAGGACTGGGCGATGATTGAGAAATTCCAACAGAAGGAAATTCAAGAGGGTTTTCCGAGCGCTTCCCAGCGGACACTTTTCTTCCAGGTACTCAAAACACTCTTGTTACTGTTGCAAAAAACTCGTTCCTCCCGCGCATGTTACGTCACTGAGAGGCTTCAGGAATAAATTGCTGTACAACACATCTCCTTTGAATTTGGGAAATTTTCACCTTCTTATGAAATTGCATGAAATGATTACTTAAAGAATTTCATGAGCTTATTCCTTTGAAAAATGAACAATGGGTGAAACAGTAGGGTGAATTTACGGATGGGGAAGTATACCGTCGTTGTTTGTTAATacaaattattatatgtatatatgtatatacatatacacacgtttatataaatatatatatatatatatatatatatatatatatatatatatatatatatatatatatatacacacagtatatatatatatatatatatatatatatatatatacatacatacatacatacatattcatagaaatatacatatatatatatatgtaggtataattatatatatatatatatatatatatatatatatatatgtatatataaatatatagatacattaaatatatcaaatataattaattttatttgcttGCAGTGACCTAAAAGCTATATGTCTTTTGTATCCCCTTTGTACACAAAAAGATATTTGTTTAGATGTGTTTACCGTAAGGTGGATGTGTTGATCATAAGGGAATACACGAGGATTTTTGCATGTAAAATACTTATTTTGCAACGATAAACTAAACCTAACCATCAATCATTAGCATTCTCACCGTAAAAGTACAGAAAATTGTTCATGAAAATTATAGTAACTGAAATATTTGAGTGATCGTCAGATGAATTTCCGGCAACAATACATTCACCTTGACCGGTTTATGTTGGATATGTCTGGAATCTTATTTACTCTTACAAGATGTTTGAGTAGTTGCCAGGTAGGTATATtctcatgaaaaataaaaagacatattttgtatcaatatatgcaaaataaaatatataagagtttttttttatgaagaggaAAAAATTATTAACTTTACATAATTTTTTAGGACattcatatatgcaatatatatgtatatatatatatatatatatatatatatatatatatatatatatatatatatatatgcatatatacacatatatattgtatatatatctatacatatctatgtatatttagccAACAGATTCAATATTTACACATTCCTATGAGATATAATGAGTAGGAGGTTATATTATCACTATACACCATCCAACATGAGTGATCCTATCTCACAATTATAGCCTACATCATCAATATGACGTCACGGGTTGCTCATTGGTGCTAGTAAGTTTACAGGGTGCATGATTGGCAATTTGAGTATTTAAAAGTTTTTTAATGAACTCAGTCATTTGGTTTGCACTCTTTATTTAGAATTTTCCCTTCACATAACGTTTTTTATTTGAATCTGATGCAcagatataagcatatatatatttatatatatacacacatatatatacatgtataagtatatatatatacataaatatatatatatatatatatatatatatatatatatatatatatatacatatatattcacacacatatatatatattatattcacatatgtttatatatgtatgtatacatgtacataaatatatatttgtatgaataaacatatatatgaaggtatatatatatatatatatataggtatattcatatatatataatatatatattataaataatatatatatatatatatatatatatatatatatttatgtatatatatacatatatatgtatatctataaatacacacacacatacacacacacacacatatatatatatatatatatatatatatatatatatatatatatatatatatatacatatatatatatatatatatatatatatatatatatatatatatatacatatattatatggaaGTAAAAACTACAACTTTTATACGTAGATATTGCTTGTATTTGATTTCCTTTTTGtattacctcactatcaatatgaAATATTCATAACACTGTCTCTACTATTTATGTTATTCTTATCAACTTTGAATAGTTTACTGTTGCTAAAACATTTCACAATCAAAAATGCCTAATTGATTATGAATTGGTTAAGAGCAAACTTTCCAGAGCCACGATGAGTAAGGAATTAGACAACAGGTTCTCGGGTGCAAACTTCTGGATTTCCCGCAATGAGTGAGAGCAGCATCGGGAGGGGGAAATTACCGAACGTTGTCGCGAGATATAAGAAACTCTGCACTGAGTGGACCACAATCACTCCTCACAAGAGAACAATACGAATCACTACTCATCCAATTCTGCTTCAATAGACATGAAGGTAAGTTTCTCTTTGGCAAGCTTTTGATAGATCCAGTTCTTAAATGATCAAGAATGTGTATAAG
Above is a window of Palaemon carinicauda isolate YSFRI2023 chromosome 6, ASM3689809v2, whole genome shotgun sequence DNA encoding:
- the LOC137642476 gene encoding ATP-dependent RNA helicase glh-1-like gives rise to the protein MKGIQILLVTCLASVAFAQDKTNGGNKRFFGGLNQVFGGGIDQGFGGVSQGFGGHGGGVGGGSGGINPGFGGGFGGSASQTCRRWCRTPEGQAYCCESNNEPETLPFVKPGQCPPVRPQCPPVRSFAPPQTCSNDSKCGGVDKCCFDRCLEEHVCKPPVGSGGFGGFGFGR